The Nitrospira sp. KM1 genome includes a window with the following:
- the rplO gene encoding 50S ribosomal protein L15 yields the protein MNLHELAPAKGAKKKRKRIGRGPGSGHGKTATKGHKGILARSGGGKGAGFEGGQMPLVRRVPKYGFKNPFRKEYAIVNVKSLVDLTVSGTITPQALVDAGLVKRVTLPIKILGNGELKKAIVIQAHKFSKSAESKIQAAGGRVEVIPGV from the coding sequence ATGAACCTTCATGAGCTTGCTCCCGCCAAGGGAGCCAAAAAAAAACGAAAGCGAATCGGCCGCGGTCCGGGGTCTGGACATGGCAAAACGGCGACGAAGGGTCACAAGGGTATTCTCGCGAGATCCGGCGGAGGTAAAGGAGCAGGATTTGAAGGCGGCCAAATGCCTCTGGTTCGGCGAGTCCCCAAGTATGGATTCAAAAACCCGTTCAGGAAAGAGTATGCCATTGTCAACGTCAAGAGTTTGGTCGATCTGACGGTGTCGGGAACCATCACTCCCCAGGCTCTGGTCGATGCCGGACTCGTCAAGCGAGTCACGTTGCCTATCAAGATCCTGGGCAACGGAGAACTGAAGAAGGCCATCGTCATCCAAGCACATAAGTTCAGCAAGTCGGCGGAAAGCAAGATCCAAGCAGCGGGAGGGAGAGTCGAGGTCATTCCCGGTGTTTGA
- the secY gene encoding preprotein translocase subunit SecY, which translates to MFERLLTSFQNIIKIPELRTRILFTLGMLVVYRIGAHIPTPGVNGEALAEFLQKQGGALLGFLDIFSGGSLSRLTIFALGIMPYISASIILQLLTVVVPHLSKLAKEGERGRKKIIQYTRFGTIGIALIQGFGIAVGLEQMNQGAFVLNAGWGFRFMTVITLTAGTGFLMWLGEQITERGIGNGISLIIFAGIVARLPSAVAQTYNLYEIGQLNAFLLIGLAVLMVAVVAAIVFLESGRRKVPVQYAKRVIGRRVYGGQSTHIPLKINTAGVIPPIFASSIIAFPATIAGFFETPWVKAIGAQLAPGSLLYTLMYVGLILFFCFFYTAVVLNPVDMADNMKKYGGFIPGIRPGQRTSDYIYKVLTHITFAGAIYLAVVCVIPELLIYKLNVPFYFGGTSLLIVIGVGLDTAQQIESHMLMRNYEGFLGKGMGPLRGRSG; encoded by the coding sequence GTGTTTGAGAGGCTCCTCACCAGTTTTCAGAATATCATCAAGATTCCCGAGCTTCGCACGCGCATCCTCTTTACGCTTGGGATGCTCGTGGTGTACCGGATCGGCGCTCATATCCCGACACCCGGGGTCAATGGTGAGGCCCTTGCCGAGTTTCTTCAGAAGCAGGGCGGGGCGCTGCTCGGATTCCTCGATATTTTTTCCGGCGGATCGCTGTCCCGGTTGACGATCTTCGCGCTGGGCATCATGCCCTATATCAGCGCGTCGATCATTCTCCAGTTGTTGACGGTCGTCGTCCCGCACCTCTCCAAGCTCGCTAAGGAGGGCGAGCGAGGCCGGAAGAAAATCATCCAGTATACGAGGTTCGGAACCATTGGGATCGCCCTGATCCAAGGGTTTGGCATTGCGGTCGGTCTTGAACAGATGAATCAGGGCGCGTTCGTTCTGAATGCCGGCTGGGGATTCCGGTTCATGACGGTCATCACGCTGACCGCTGGGACGGGATTTCTGATGTGGCTCGGAGAGCAAATCACCGAACGGGGTATCGGGAACGGTATTTCGCTGATCATATTTGCCGGTATCGTCGCCCGTCTGCCGTCTGCGGTGGCGCAGACGTACAACCTGTACGAGATCGGACAGTTGAATGCATTTTTGCTGATCGGCTTGGCTGTGTTGATGGTCGCGGTCGTCGCGGCGATTGTGTTTCTCGAGAGCGGTCGACGGAAAGTCCCGGTTCAGTATGCCAAACGCGTCATCGGCCGACGGGTTTACGGAGGACAAAGCACCCATATTCCGTTGAAGATCAATACGGCAGGAGTCATTCCCCCGATTTTTGCCTCATCGATCATCGCATTTCCTGCGACGATCGCCGGATTCTTCGAGACGCCTTGGGTCAAGGCGATCGGTGCGCAATTGGCTCCCGGATCGCTTCTATATACACTGATGTACGTCGGGCTGATTTTGTTTTTCTGTTTTTTCTATACAGCGGTCGTGCTGAATCCAGTCGATATGGCCGACAACATGAAAAAGTACGGCGGGTTCATTCCCGGCATCCGCCCGGGTCAGCGGACCTCCGATTATATTTACAAAGTCCTGACCCATATCACGTTCGCCGGGGCGATTTATCTGGCGGTGGTATGCGTGATTCCCGAATTGTTGATCTACAAATTGAACGTCCCGTTTTATTTCGGGGGCACGTCCTTGTTGATCGTCATCGGGGTAGGATTGGATACGGCACAGCAGATCGAGTCTCATATGCTCATGAGAAACTATGAGGGATTCTTGGGCAAGGGAATGGGGCCTCTGCGTGGCCGGAGCGGGTGA
- a CDS encoding adenylate kinase, with protein MRVVFLGAPGVGKGTQADRIAAQFKVLKISTGDLLREAVRNQTALGIEAKNFMDQGKLVPDSVVIGLVRNKLADPSSAKGFVLDGFPRTVLQAEELGKALKAAQAPLDRVVNFEVSREDIIKRLSGRRSCPKCQATFHVEFAPSKTGHTCDRCGEVLVQRNDDKPEAIETRLKVYEEQTAPLIKYYGNQRLLSQLNASGSVDTVFEALFGVLAPYTKI; from the coding sequence ATGCGTGTCGTGTTTCTTGGAGCTCCCGGCGTCGGCAAAGGCACGCAAGCGGATCGTATCGCCGCGCAGTTTAAGGTCCTCAAGATTTCGACGGGCGACTTGCTTCGTGAAGCCGTGCGCAATCAGACGGCGTTAGGTATCGAAGCAAAGAATTTCATGGATCAGGGCAAGCTCGTTCCTGATTCCGTAGTGATCGGTCTTGTTCGAAACAAACTTGCCGACCCGAGTTCCGCCAAAGGGTTCGTGTTGGATGGCTTTCCCAGGACCGTTCTCCAGGCCGAAGAATTAGGCAAGGCGTTAAAAGCCGCGCAAGCGCCCTTGGATCGCGTGGTGAATTTCGAGGTTTCACGAGAGGATATTATCAAGCGATTGAGTGGGCGTCGCAGTTGTCCAAAGTGCCAGGCGACCTTCCATGTCGAGTTCGCACCTTCGAAAACTGGTCATACATGCGATCGATGCGGAGAAGTGTTGGTTCAGCGGAATGACGACAAGCCGGAGGCGATTGAGACGAGACTGAAAGTCTATGAAGAGCAGACCGCCCCGTTGATAAAATATTATGGGAATCAGCGACTCTTGTCTCAGTTGAACGCGTCTGGTTCCGTTGATACGGTATTTGAAGCTTTGTTCGGGGTACTCGCGCCGTATACCAAGATATGA
- the map gene encoding type I methionyl aminopeptidase, whose translation MIILKTPEEIALMAKASKVVAEALEAVKKAVKPGVSTDELDRIAEDEIRSRGALPAFKGYRNYPKTLCASINEQVVHGIPSKRVLKDGDIIGLDLGAIVEGFYGDSAVTVAVGRIDDKTAKLVRVTQESMDRGIEQAVVGNRLSDISHAVQKHVEAAGYSVVTEFVGHGIGRQLHEEPQVPNYGKPGQGPRLQHGMVLAIEPMVNMGGAAVRVLGDRWTAVTADGSLSAHFEHTIAIQPSGPAWVLSRLLQ comes from the coding sequence ATGATCATACTCAAGACGCCAGAGGAAATTGCCCTCATGGCAAAGGCGTCGAAGGTAGTGGCCGAAGCCTTGGAGGCGGTCAAGAAGGCCGTGAAACCAGGGGTTTCGACGGATGAACTGGACCGTATCGCCGAAGATGAAATACGCTCCCGTGGAGCGCTTCCGGCGTTCAAGGGGTACCGAAACTATCCCAAGACGCTTTGCGCTTCGATCAATGAGCAGGTCGTACATGGGATTCCATCGAAGCGCGTGTTGAAAGACGGAGACATCATCGGATTGGATCTTGGTGCGATCGTCGAAGGGTTCTATGGCGATTCTGCAGTGACGGTTGCGGTCGGGCGAATTGATGACAAGACCGCCAAGCTGGTACGTGTCACGCAGGAGTCTATGGATCGAGGGATCGAGCAGGCCGTTGTGGGGAACCGACTGTCGGATATTTCCCATGCGGTTCAGAAGCATGTTGAGGCAGCTGGATATTCAGTCGTCACCGAGTTCGTCGGTCACGGCATTGGCCGGCAGCTTCATGAAGAGCCTCAGGTTCCCAATTACGGAAAACCAGGCCAAGGGCCAAGACTACAGCACGGGATGGTTCTGGCAATTGAACCAATGGTCAACATGGGAGGAGCCGCGGTTCGTGTGCTTGGCGATCGGTGGACCGCCGTGACTGCCGATGGAAGTTTGTCCGCTCATTTTGAACATACAATTGCCATTCAGCCGAGCGGGCCGGCTTGGGTGTTGAGCAGGCTGCTGCAGTAG
- the infA gene encoding translation initiation factor IF-1, with amino-acid sequence MPKEDIIEIQGTVAETLPNAMFRVRLDNGHKILAHISGKMRMHFIRILPGDKVTVEMSPYDLTRGRITYRFK; translated from the coding sequence GTGCCTAAGGAAGATATCATTGAAATTCAAGGTACGGTAGCAGAGACGTTGCCCAATGCGATGTTTCGTGTCCGATTGGACAATGGCCATAAGATCCTTGCCCACATCTCCGGTAAGATGCGTATGCATTTCATCCGTATACTGCCTGGAGATAAAGTCACGGTGGAGATGTCCCCATATGATCTCACCAGAGGGCGCATCACGTATCGGTTCAAGTAG
- the rpmJ gene encoding 50S ribosomal protein L36 codes for MKVKSSVKPICAKCKVVRRRGVVRILCANPRHKQRQG; via the coding sequence ATGAAGGTTAAATCGTCAGTCAAACCCATTTGCGCAAAGTGCAAGGTCGTGAGACGGCGCGGGGTCGTCCGGATCCTCTGTGCGAATCCGCGGCATAAGCAGCGACAGGGATAA
- the rpsM gene encoding 30S ribosomal protein S13 has translation MARIAGVDLPRDKRTDIGLTYIFGIGRAAALAILDKAGIDGTVRVKDLSEDQIVKIREIIDQSHQVEGDLRKTFSMNIKRLVDIGTYRGLRHRKGLPVRGQRSKTNARTRKGRRAGVGSKPKPANRPAGA, from the coding sequence ATGGCACGTATTGCCGGCGTGGATTTACCGAGAGACAAGAGGACCGATATCGGTCTCACTTACATATTCGGGATCGGTCGGGCTGCGGCACTTGCCATCCTTGACAAAGCCGGAATTGACGGGACAGTCCGCGTAAAGGATCTCAGCGAGGATCAGATCGTCAAGATTCGCGAGATCATCGACCAGAGTCATCAGGTGGAAGGCGATCTGAGAAAAACATTCTCAATGAACATCAAGCGGCTGGTCGACATTGGCACCTATCGTGGACTTCGGCACCGCAAAGGCCTTCCTGTCCGCGGGCAGCGATCGAAGACCAATGCACGAACCAGGAAAGGCCGCCGAGCCGGCGTCGGCAGTAAACCGAAACCAGCCAATCGTCCGGCTGGAGCGTAA
- the rpsK gene encoding 30S ribosomal protein S11 produces the protein MSVKKGKKKERRIVQSGIAHVQASFNNTIVTITDMSGNTVVWASSGNQGFKGSRKSTPFAAQRAGEAAARKAMESGMRQVDVYVNGPGSGRESAIRSLQGAGLRINLIRDVTPIPHNGCRPPKRRRV, from the coding sequence ATGAGCGTGAAAAAGGGAAAAAAGAAAGAGCGGCGCATTGTTCAGAGCGGCATCGCGCACGTTCAGGCTTCATTCAACAATACGATCGTGACGATCACGGACATGAGTGGCAATACGGTCGTGTGGGCGAGTTCAGGCAATCAGGGGTTCAAGGGCTCTCGCAAGAGTACGCCGTTTGCCGCGCAGCGCGCCGGTGAGGCGGCTGCCCGTAAGGCCATGGAAAGCGGCATGCGGCAGGTGGATGTTTATGTGAACGGCCCAGGGTCTGGGCGTGAGTCAGCTATTCGATCGCTTCAGGGCGCCGGACTTCGCATCAACCTGATTCGAGACGTAACGCCAATTCCCCATAACGGATGCCGACCGCCGAAGCGGAGGCGAGTCTGA
- the rpsD gene encoding 30S ribosomal protein S4: protein MAKYRGPVCRLCRREGEKLFLKGSRCMTEKCAIERRSYPPGQHGQGRQRTSDYSLQLREKQKLRRIYGLQECQFRGVFERAERQTGVTGEALLRLLESRLDNVTYRLGFGASRREARQLVSHGHVMINGRKTNVPGALVRAGDVVAVRERSRTLVSIQAALESVEGRGIPEWLELDKVGFKGTVRSLPTKDQITLPVNEQMVVELYSR, encoded by the coding sequence GTGGCAAAGTATCGCGGTCCTGTCTGTCGGCTGTGTCGTCGCGAGGGGGAAAAGTTATTCCTCAAGGGCTCGCGCTGCATGACGGAAAAATGTGCCATCGAACGTCGGAGTTATCCACCTGGCCAGCACGGACAAGGCCGGCAACGGACGTCTGATTACAGCCTGCAGCTTCGGGAGAAACAGAAATTGCGGCGCATCTACGGGCTTCAGGAGTGCCAGTTCCGAGGGGTCTTCGAGCGGGCAGAACGTCAAACTGGTGTGACCGGAGAGGCACTGCTCCGTCTTTTGGAATCACGTCTCGATAATGTCACGTACCGGCTCGGATTTGGTGCCTCGAGACGGGAAGCCAGACAACTCGTCAGCCATGGCCATGTCATGATCAACGGAAGAAAGACCAATGTTCCTGGGGCGTTGGTCAGGGCCGGCGATGTGGTGGCGGTTCGCGAACGAAGCCGTACTCTGGTCTCGATTCAAGCCGCCTTGGAATCGGTCGAAGGCCGTGGTATCCCGGAGTGGCTTGAATTGGACAAGGTAGGATTCAAAGGCACCGTGCGGTCGTTACCGACGAAGGATCAGATCACGTTGCCGGTCAACGAGCAGATGGTCGTGGAGTTGTACTCCAGATAA
- a CDS encoding DNA-directed RNA polymerase subunit alpha: MIKSMKDFQIPMRVEVDKETHSPTFGRFSTEAFERGFGTTVGNALRRVLLSSLTGAAVTTVKIEGVLHEFSTIPGVTEDVTSIILNVKGLRLALHTDKPKTIRLKKKGPGEAKGTDIVHDADVTILTPNLHIATLDKDASLDIEMTIKHGRGYVPAERNKEEGLPIGVIAIDSIFSPIKRVNFHVENARVGRMTDYDKLTLEIWTDGTISPRDALSTAAGILRDHVDIFINPEARVEGRGELAGDEAQREINKNLFRSVNELELSVRAANCLKNANIKTIADLVQKTEAEMLKTKNFGKKSLNEIKEILTEMGLGLGVKLDALPANGNPKPGE, encoded by the coding sequence ATGATCAAATCGATGAAGGACTTCCAAATCCCCATGCGGGTTGAAGTCGATAAGGAAACACATTCACCAACGTTCGGACGGTTTTCCACGGAAGCGTTTGAACGCGGATTCGGCACGACGGTCGGCAATGCGTTGCGTCGTGTCTTGCTCTCGTCTTTGACCGGCGCGGCGGTGACAACCGTCAAGATTGAAGGAGTCTTGCACGAGTTTTCGACGATTCCAGGTGTGACGGAAGATGTGACTTCGATCATCTTGAATGTCAAGGGACTCCGGCTTGCCCTTCATACGGATAAACCCAAGACGATCCGACTCAAGAAGAAAGGCCCGGGGGAAGCAAAAGGAACCGACATCGTCCATGATGCCGACGTGACGATTCTGACCCCAAACCTCCATATTGCGACGTTGGATAAAGATGCGTCGCTCGACATTGAAATGACGATCAAGCACGGACGAGGATACGTTCCTGCTGAACGTAACAAGGAAGAGGGTCTTCCTATCGGCGTGATCGCCATCGACTCGATTTTTTCTCCGATCAAGCGGGTGAATTTTCACGTCGAAAATGCGCGTGTCGGGCGAATGACGGACTACGACAAATTGACCCTGGAGATATGGACGGACGGGACAATTTCTCCGCGTGACGCCCTGTCGACTGCGGCGGGTATTTTGCGGGACCACGTGGACATCTTCATCAATCCCGAGGCGAGAGTCGAGGGACGTGGTGAACTGGCGGGTGACGAGGCCCAACGCGAAATCAATAAGAATTTGTTTCGGAGCGTCAACGAGTTGGAATTGTCCGTCCGGGCCGCCAACTGTCTCAAGAATGCGAACATCAAGACCATCGCAGATTTGGTGCAAAAGACTGAAGCCGAAATGTTGAAAACGAAAAACTTCGGCAAGAAGTCGTTAAACGAGATCAAAGAAATTCTAACCGAAATGGGATTAGGGTTAGGGGTGAAGCTGGATGCCTTGCCCGCAAACGGTAATCCAAAGCCCGGTGAGTAA
- the rplQ gene encoding 50S ribosomal protein L17, with protein sequence MRHRKKGRQLGRQTKHRWALFRSLVTSLLEHERIETTEAKAKEIRGFTDRMITLGKDGSLPARRRALSFLRSKDVVSKLFSDVAVRFKDRPGGYTRMVKTRRRIGDAAEMVAIELVTRPDTPADKKPSVTAPSTKS encoded by the coding sequence GTGCGTCATAGAAAAAAAGGAAGACAGCTAGGACGTCAAACCAAACACCGGTGGGCATTGTTCCGAAGTCTCGTGACGTCACTTCTTGAACACGAACGGATTGAAACCACCGAGGCGAAAGCCAAAGAGATCAGAGGATTTACGGATCGAATGATTACCCTGGGTAAAGACGGGTCGTTGCCTGCCCGTCGACGAGCGCTCAGTTTCTTACGCAGCAAAGACGTCGTCTCGAAATTGTTTAGTGATGTCGCGGTTCGCTTCAAGGATCGTCCAGGCGGATACACCAGGATGGTAAAGACCCGTCGCCGGATTGGTGATGCAGCTGAAATGGTTGCCATTGAATTGGTGACTCGTCCAGATACGCCGGCTGACAAGAAACCCTCCGTTACTGCCCCATCGACAAAGTCGTAA
- the lptC gene encoding LPS export ABC transporter periplasmic protein LptC, whose product MLRRLIQRGLLALSVVLACYLVYLLMTNSTSAPPPKSASPGTIDRADATISHFTFTQTKGDKVQWQVDAKEARLFEQDKRALLETVAVTLFGQQGKDLTVEGDEGTLETDTKNFRLANRTEPLVLHTASGYIIYTNHLVWTDSTRQIRTSDPVRIVGNGLEVTGKGLLGHLDREEFEVLEDVHVDVAPTS is encoded by the coding sequence GTGCTGAGACGGCTGATCCAACGCGGGCTATTGGCTCTAAGCGTCGTCCTGGCATGCTATTTGGTGTACTTGCTCATGACCAATTCCACCTCCGCCCCTCCACCAAAATCCGCTTCTCCTGGAACGATCGATAGAGCGGACGCGACTATCTCGCATTTCACATTTACGCAAACCAAGGGCGATAAAGTTCAATGGCAGGTTGATGCCAAGGAAGCCAGGCTTTTTGAACAGGATAAGCGGGCGCTTTTGGAAACCGTAGCGGTCACCCTCTTCGGGCAGCAGGGCAAAGATTTGACGGTCGAAGGTGATGAGGGAACTTTAGAGACTGACACAAAGAACTTTAGATTGGCGAATCGTACAGAACCCCTCGTCCTCCACACCGCAAGCGGCTACATCATCTATACCAACCATTTGGTCTGGACTGACAGCACTCGACAGATCAGGACGAGCGATCCGGTCCGAATAGTCGGCAATGGTTTGGAGGTCACGGGTAAGGGACTGCTGGGACACCTTGATCGTGAAGAATTTGAAGTGCTTGAGGATGTGCATGTGGACGTGGCTCCGACATCTTAG
- a CDS encoding LptA/OstA family protein: protein MGTTITSKKMTVKNHDNLAIFEGSVVLTRGTLVVYSDRMVVSFGSQNGPTTNRPDTLEVAKPAVNRKGPETVSNRAVNKIEAMGRVKIERDNGNATCDKAVYYREEDKIVLTGSPVAWEKGTRVSGKQITMFLAEDRSVVEGGSHVRIEPEGETK from the coding sequence ATGGGTACTACAATCACGTCGAAGAAAATGACCGTAAAAAATCATGATAATCTGGCCATCTTTGAAGGATCAGTCGTTCTGACTCGAGGAACCCTGGTCGTCTATTCTGATCGCATGGTCGTTTCATTCGGATCACAAAACGGTCCCACCACCAACCGCCCGGACACTCTGGAGGTTGCGAAGCCAGCAGTCAACAGAAAGGGCCCTGAAACTGTATCCAACCGGGCAGTAAACAAGATTGAAGCGATGGGACGAGTAAAGATTGAACGTGATAATGGTAACGCAACATGTGACAAGGCCGTATATTATCGGGAAGAGGATAAGATTGTTCTGACCGGCTCTCCAGTGGCTTGGGAAAAAGGCACACGGGTCAGCGGTAAACAGATCACGATGTTTCTGGCCGAAGACCGCAGCGTGGTCGAAGGCGGATCTCACGTGCGGATAGAGCCGGAAGGCGAAACAAAGTGA
- the lptB gene encoding LPS export ABC transporter ATP-binding protein produces the protein MALRPEGSVAPKSILRADGLVKSFRSRKVVKGVSVEVHAGEVVGLLGPNGAGKTTIFDMMVGLTQPDEGTITFDQETLTDLPMFKRARKGIGYLPQESSVFRRLSVEDNIVAILEMLNYSRVERAERVELLLKELDLGHIRASMAYALSGGERRRLEITRALATNPSFMLLDEPFAGIDPIAVADIQQIITRLKEKGIGILITDHNVQETLSITDRAYIINEGKILEAGAPADIVKSETARAVYLGERFKL, from the coding sequence ATGGCTTTGCGCCCAGAGGGAAGCGTTGCTCCAAAATCGATTCTGAGAGCGGATGGTCTCGTCAAAAGCTTTCGCTCCAGAAAGGTTGTGAAAGGCGTGTCGGTAGAGGTCCACGCCGGTGAAGTCGTCGGCCTATTAGGACCGAATGGGGCGGGGAAGACGACAATTTTCGACATGATGGTTGGATTGACTCAGCCGGACGAAGGAACGATTACCTTCGATCAGGAAACGTTGACCGATTTGCCCATGTTTAAGCGCGCGCGAAAGGGGATCGGGTACCTCCCGCAAGAGTCTTCCGTATTCCGCCGACTATCGGTGGAGGACAATATTGTCGCAATTCTTGAAATGCTCAACTATTCTCGTGTCGAGAGGGCTGAACGCGTGGAGTTGCTGCTGAAAGAATTAGATCTGGGCCATATCCGGGCAAGCATGGCGTATGCCCTATCTGGAGGTGAACGCCGGCGGTTGGAAATTACCAGAGCATTGGCCACCAATCCCTCCTTCATGCTGCTGGACGAGCCATTTGCCGGCATCGATCCTATCGCAGTGGCAGACATTCAGCAGATCATTACCCGTCTGAAAGAGAAAGGCATTGGAATTCTGATCACTGACCACAATGTTCAGGAGACCCTTTCGATCACTGATCGAGCGTATATCATTAACGAGGGCAAGATCTTAGAGGCCGGTGCACCAGCAGACATCGTGAAGAGTGAGACCGCCCGCGCCGTGTATTTGGGCGAACGATTTAAATTGTAG
- the rpoN gene encoding RNA polymerase factor sigma-54, with protein sequence MKLRLDLKLSQKLIMTPQLQQAIKLLQLSRLELQQSLAQHLMDNPLLDELSSETDDNEPNTTDEQAEETAASASTVNETASPEEPRTEERETPDEVSAAGWEEYFGSDRRIGSGEGGGSSQDELPSYEQNLAKAASLEDHLLWQLSMSGLSERQKTIGRLLIGNLDDDGYLRTPLSEILVNTEFTEAETESVLRDIQSFDPTGVGARDLTECLLLQIGHLAKSPIGSLGARPGALKGSIVEAIVQHHLKDLEKKQYSRIAKALDVSLEEVLQATKVIEALEPKPGRPFSSTHNYVIVPDVFVVKNEGEWVVLLNDDGLPRMRISPYYKQLMAAGQSGSTETKAYLDERLRAAQWVIRSIEQRNKTIVKVVSSIVKFQEQFFERGVQCLKPLVLKQVAEDIGMHESTISRVTANKYMYCPQGMLELKYFFNAGLQRADQPSDMLSSVTVREMIRKMVAAEDARRPLKDEEIAAKLRDQQVLIARRTVAKYRAEENIPPATQRKRFF encoded by the coding sequence ATGAAATTACGTCTTGATCTGAAGCTTAGTCAAAAGCTCATCATGACCCCGCAGTTACAGCAGGCCATCAAGCTGCTGCAACTCTCGCGATTGGAGCTTCAGCAAAGTCTTGCCCAGCATCTCATGGACAATCCCCTCCTCGATGAACTTTCGTCTGAAACTGATGACAACGAGCCTAATACCACGGACGAACAAGCGGAGGAAACTGCCGCTTCGGCGTCGACCGTAAATGAGACGGCCAGCCCGGAAGAGCCGCGAACCGAAGAACGGGAAACTCCGGACGAAGTGTCGGCGGCCGGGTGGGAAGAGTATTTCGGCAGCGATCGACGGATTGGATCTGGTGAAGGGGGAGGATCCTCGCAGGACGAGTTACCGTCCTATGAGCAAAACCTAGCAAAGGCTGCTTCTCTCGAAGATCATCTACTGTGGCAATTGTCGATGTCGGGTCTCTCTGAGCGACAGAAAACGATTGGACGATTGCTGATCGGCAATCTTGATGATGATGGATATTTGCGCACGCCGCTGTCCGAGATTCTCGTGAATACGGAATTCACCGAAGCGGAAACCGAGTCGGTTCTTCGGGACATTCAGTCATTCGATCCGACCGGAGTGGGGGCGCGCGACCTGACCGAGTGTTTGTTGCTACAGATCGGTCATTTGGCCAAGAGCCCGATTGGTTCGTTGGGGGCCAGGCCCGGTGCATTGAAGGGCTCGATTGTGGAGGCGATTGTTCAGCATCATCTGAAAGATCTGGAAAAGAAGCAGTATTCACGGATCGCGAAGGCACTCGATGTGAGTCTCGAAGAAGTTCTGCAAGCGACCAAAGTCATCGAGGCCCTCGAGCCGAAGCCGGGACGACCATTTTCCAGTACGCACAACTACGTTATCGTACCGGATGTGTTTGTCGTGAAGAACGAAGGGGAATGGGTCGTGCTTCTGAACGATGACGGACTGCCAAGGATGCGCATTAGCCCGTACTACAAACAGTTGATGGCTGCCGGACAAAGCGGATCGACAGAAACAAAAGCCTATTTAGACGAACGGCTGCGGGCGGCTCAATGGGTGATCCGCAGCATCGAACAACGAAACAAGACTATTGTAAAAGTCGTGTCGAGTATCGTGAAGTTTCAGGAGCAGTTTTTCGAACGCGGGGTGCAGTGCCTAAAGCCACTGGTTTTGAAGCAGGTGGCCGAGGACATCGGGATGCATGAGTCGACGATCAGCAGAGTCACAGCCAACAAGTACATGTATTGTCCCCAGGGTATGCTGGAGCTTAAATATTTTTTCAACGCGGGACTTCAGCGTGCGGACCAGCCCAGCGACATGCTGTCTTCAGTCACGGTGAGAGAGATGATCAGAAAAATGGTGGCCGCCGAAGACGCGCGGCGACCGTTGAAAGATGAAGAAATCGCGGCAAAGCTTCGGGATCAACAGGTGTTGATTGCCAGGCGGACCGTGGCCAAATACCGTGCGGAAGAGAACATCCCGCCAGCCACCCAGCGTAAACGATTTTTTTAG
- the hpf gene encoding ribosome hibernation-promoting factor, HPF/YfiA family: MKITGRHLAVTEALTERVRERCSRLLKYGISLDRMEVILSVNKLQHIAEAVCSVGRKRFQAKTSTLEMYVTIDQLVDRLETQIRKEKDKQTKHKGRKRQKSVRGAVPLDGLQEPVHVMKPKIAVLSTEAARKRLDERPGALVVFTSVESGKLQILQRGDNGQVVLIDP, from the coding sequence ATGAAGATCACGGGTCGACATTTGGCTGTGACGGAGGCACTGACTGAACGGGTGCGCGAGCGGTGCAGTCGACTGCTCAAGTACGGTATATCGTTGGATCGTATGGAAGTTATTTTGAGCGTCAACAAACTGCAACATATCGCCGAGGCCGTATGCTCGGTCGGGAGAAAGCGATTTCAAGCAAAAACGTCAACGTTAGAAATGTATGTGACCATTGACCAACTCGTGGATCGTTTAGAAACCCAAATCCGTAAAGAAAAGGATAAGCAGACGAAACACAAGGGGCGGAAACGTCAAAAAAGCGTCCGAGGCGCAGTCCCATTGGATGGGCTTCAGGAACCCGTGCATGTTATGAAACCTAAGATTGCAGTTCTTTCGACCGAGGCCGCAAGAAAACGGCTCGATGAGCGGCCAGGGGCATTGGTTGTATTCACGTCCGTTGAATCTGGCAAACTGCAAATTCTCCAGCGAGGGGACAATGGGCAGGTCGTCCTCATTGATCCGTAA